One window from the genome of Natrialba magadii ATCC 43099 encodes:
- a CDS encoding DUF5518 domain-containing protein, which produces MSRGRTAINALIGAVVAVVLSFIPFSTIIGGAVAGFLEGPETRDGVLAGALAGAIMFVPVVGIALFFLGFMGFGFGVAAVPFEGFVVVLAFFGLLSTVVLLYTVGLSLLGGVLGSYLAREFPSARHRTNQTLGTEPPRREGPRGRRVRSPRASRATGPTDSSATHPARADRSRSPPNGPPSSDRLDRSTRPDRYGSTATDHRARSDTNRDQDETRERGRATDTESPADTDTGDRPDREAARWHGDDDDATDADNAAGDDQVIDDNRDRD; this is translated from the coding sequence ATGAGTCGTGGCCGAACTGCTATCAACGCGCTCATCGGTGCCGTCGTCGCCGTTGTCCTCTCGTTTATCCCCTTCTCGACGATCATCGGGGGCGCAGTCGCCGGCTTTCTCGAGGGGCCGGAAACGAGAGACGGTGTCCTCGCCGGGGCGCTCGCCGGTGCGATCATGTTCGTGCCGGTCGTCGGCATTGCCCTCTTCTTCCTCGGATTTATGGGATTTGGCTTCGGCGTCGCTGCCGTCCCGTTCGAGGGCTTTGTCGTCGTGCTTGCCTTCTTCGGACTGCTCTCGACGGTCGTCTTGCTCTACACCGTTGGCCTCTCGCTACTCGGCGGTGTCCTCGGATCGTACCTCGCCCGCGAGTTCCCGTCGGCGCGACACCGAACCAACCAGACGCTCGGGACGGAGCCGCCCCGGCGTGAGGGGCCACGCGGTCGCCGCGTGCGCTCGCCACGGGCTTCGCGCGCCACCGGACCCACGGACTCGTCCGCGACACACCCCGCCCGCGCTGACCGCTCGCGGTCGCCTCCCAACGGGCCACCTTCGTCTGATCGATTGGACCGTTCTACTCGTCCCGACCGCTACGGATCTACAGCCACCGACCACCGCGCTCGCTCAGATACGAATCGCGACCAGGACGAAACTCGCGAACGCGGTCGAGCCACCGACACTGAGTCACCCGCTGATACTGACACAGGGGACCGCCCCGACCGAGAGGCGGCACGCTGGCATGGGGATGACGACGATGCCACGGACGCCGACAACGCTGCAGGAGACGATCAGGTAATTGACGACAACCGAGACCGGGACTGA
- a CDS encoding ABC transporter permease produces the protein MRPLEFGRLAWRSIGSHRLRSALTTLGIIIGIAAVIAFVTLGASLQAGLLGDISPDDQRNLYGWAADPDTEGGPLAGAQPVFTQDDLEQVDELEDVDAAYGYMPISTQALAYDGELTPQSDALIAAGPPYIRPATIDEGRQFEMGEREAVINPAVAGQFEENVSVGDELTIVRQGGEQTSVTVVGITDSSEGLSPFEGFEPSPRVYVPTDPYYTEEVDGIGAGFGGDEAAEDEADEADPADGDDGDAATAEDARFLAIVVEAPSADEGDIDQARDSALAVLESDDSDASELLGDDLEITMQTSTELLQQLQDILDLLQNFIVGIAAISLVVGSIGIANIMLVSVTERTREIGIMKAVGAQNRDVLGLFLTEAVVLGIIGAILGTVLGLAVGYAGAWYIDIPLVYPYEYVALAVAVGILVGVLSGLYPAWRAARTDPIDALRYE, from the coding sequence ATGCGGCCACTCGAGTTCGGTCGACTCGCCTGGCGCTCGATCGGGAGCCATCGGTTGCGCTCGGCGCTGACGACCCTTGGGATTATCATCGGTATCGCGGCGGTGATCGCGTTCGTTACGCTGGGTGCGAGCCTGCAGGCCGGCCTGCTCGGCGACATCAGCCCGGACGATCAGCGGAATCTCTACGGGTGGGCCGCCGATCCAGACACGGAAGGTGGCCCACTCGCCGGTGCGCAACCGGTGTTCACGCAGGACGATCTCGAACAGGTGGACGAACTCGAGGACGTCGACGCGGCCTACGGCTATATGCCGATTTCGACGCAGGCGCTCGCCTACGACGGTGAGCTAACGCCACAGAGCGATGCGCTGATCGCCGCGGGACCACCGTACATCAGACCGGCGACGATCGACGAGGGTCGGCAGTTCGAGATGGGCGAACGTGAGGCAGTGATCAACCCGGCAGTGGCCGGCCAGTTCGAGGAGAACGTCTCCGTCGGCGACGAGTTGACCATCGTCAGGCAGGGCGGCGAGCAGACGTCGGTGACTGTCGTCGGGATCACGGACAGTTCTGAGGGACTGAGTCCGTTCGAAGGGTTCGAGCCGTCGCCACGGGTGTACGTGCCGACGGACCCCTACTACACGGAGGAGGTAGACGGGATCGGTGCCGGGTTTGGTGGTGACGAAGCAGCTGAAGACGAAGCGGACGAGGCGGATCCAGCCGACGGCGATGACGGCGATGCAGCAACCGCCGAGGACGCCAGATTCCTCGCAATCGTCGTCGAGGCACCGTCTGCCGACGAGGGGGATATCGACCAGGCTCGCGACAGCGCACTCGCCGTACTCGAGAGCGACGACTCCGACGCGAGTGAGTTGCTCGGCGACGACCTCGAGATCACCATGCAGACGAGCACCGAGTTGCTCCAGCAGCTACAGGACATACTCGACCTGCTGCAAAACTTCATCGTCGGCATCGCGGCTATCTCGCTCGTCGTTGGTTCGATCGGCATCGCGAACATTATGCTGGTCAGCGTCACCGAGCGGACCCGTGAGATCGGGATTATGAAGGCCGTTGGTGCGCAGAACCGGGACGTGTTGGGCCTGTTCCTGACGGAAGCGGTGGTGCTGGGAATCATCGGTGCCATCCTCGGCACGGTACTCGGACTCGCCGTTGGGTACGCCGGGGCGTGGTACATCGATATTCCGCTCGTCTATCCCTACGAGTACGTCGCGCTCGCTGTCGCCGTGGGAATCCTCGTCGGCGTTCTCTCGGGGCTCTATCCCGCCTGGCGGGCGGCCCGAACGGATCCGATCGACGCGCTTCGGTACGAGTGA